The sequence GTCCACCAAGTGACCGTCACTTTTCCCCACTCCGTCAACAAAGCGGGGTGATGATTTTCCTCTTCTGCTAATTCTCCCACTCTGTTGGTGAAAGCTATTGCCTCCACAAAATTGTTAAAGGAGTACACCCGCTCCAGTCTGTCGATCTCCTGTCGCTCCACAATATCCCAGTC is a genomic window of Candidatus Neomarinimicrobiota bacterium containing:
- a CDS encoding 4a-hydroxytetrahydrobiopterin dehydratase — protein: MEKLTKMKCVACQEGAPTVTKEEIAEFKPQVPDWDIVERQEIDRLERVYSFNNFVEAIAFTNRVGELAEEENHHPALLTEWGKVTVTWWTHKIRGLHRSDFIMAAKTDKYYQSGN